From the Stigmatella erecta genome, one window contains:
- a CDS encoding DUF423 domain-containing protein — translation MMRMWIVLGAANAFLSVAAGAFGAHALKARLSQDLLTIFETGARYHMYHALGLLAVGLVAQGRPSGLLSGAGWAMLVGIVLFSGSLYALALSGVRALGAITPLGGVGFLVGWVLLALGTWRQAG, via the coding sequence ATGATGCGGATGTGGATTGTTCTGGGGGCGGCCAACGCGTTTCTGTCCGTGGCGGCGGGGGCCTTCGGCGCCCATGCCCTGAAGGCCCGGCTCTCCCAGGATCTGCTGACCATCTTCGAGACCGGGGCGCGCTACCACATGTACCACGCGCTCGGGCTGCTCGCCGTGGGGCTCGTGGCCCAGGGGCGGCCCTCGGGCCTGCTCTCGGGGGCCGGCTGGGCCATGCTGGTGGGAATCGTCCTCTTCTCGGGCAGCCTGTACGCGCTGGCGCTCTCCGGCGTCCGGGCGCTGGGCGCCATCACCCCCCTGGGCGGCGTGGGCTTCCTGGTGGGGTGGGTGCTGCTGGCGCTCGGCACCTGGCGCCAGGCGGGGTAA
- a CDS encoding metal-sulfur cluster assembly factor — MTIEGELLGRIGSIPDPCSLATGVPVSIQEMGLIQGLEYAQGQVTVRMQITSPMCMMAAYFMREIEQRLASHADVQSVQVVFDTALNWKPEDIAPEARQRLLERRIQTIGGRMLPRPAAG, encoded by the coding sequence ATGACGATTGAGGGGGAGCTGCTGGGACGGATTGGCTCCATTCCGGACCCGTGCAGCCTCGCCACGGGCGTGCCGGTGAGCATCCAGGAGATGGGGCTCATTCAGGGCCTGGAGTACGCGCAGGGCCAGGTGACGGTGCGCATGCAGATCACCTCGCCCATGTGCATGATGGCCGCCTACTTCATGCGCGAGATTGAACAGCGCCTGGCCTCCCACGCGGACGTCCAGTCCGTGCAGGTGGTGTTCGACACGGCGCTGAACTGGAAGCCCGAGGACATCGCCCCCGAGGCGCGCCAGCGGCTGCTGGAGCGGCGCATTCAGACGATCGGCGGGCGGATGCTGCCCCGGCCCGCCGCCGGCTGA
- a CDS encoding amidohydrolase family protein produces MLDGHFVIDAVTHAYNLHPSNYRAGRYAESLAQLIFGLHSTFSDEAYQIPQKERFLKNWSVHELAHMLFAESCIDLAVYHVLPLQTLYHDGLCSYEKARIIKRRYPDRFLLYAGVDPLRGTAALEELEQQVEALQPSGLKLYPAAWLGESFRHTGWRMDDARIAFPLFERALQLGVKNIAVHKGLPMGAVPIEAYKVDDIGGAADAFPGLNFEIVHGGMAFLDETGMQLSLFPNVYVNLEVTGALIVKRERWFAEALAALLKWAGPSRIMWGSGAVFCHPQPALHKFWHHFQLPEDLVSVAGMQLTPEIKRMILCDNYARYAGIDVQAHQARIANDRFSQLRAGTLAAPYSFQGDGHDD; encoded by the coding sequence ATGCTTGACGGTCACTTTGTCATTGATGCGGTCACCCACGCTTACAACCTTCACCCGTCCAACTACCGGGCGGGGCGGTACGCCGAGTCGCTGGCCCAGCTCATCTTCGGGCTGCACAGCACCTTCTCGGACGAGGCGTACCAGATTCCGCAGAAGGAGCGCTTCCTCAAGAACTGGTCCGTCCACGAGCTGGCGCACATGCTCTTCGCCGAGAGCTGCATCGATCTCGCCGTCTACCATGTGCTGCCGCTCCAGACGCTCTACCACGACGGGCTGTGCTCGTATGAGAAGGCGCGGATCATCAAGCGGCGCTATCCGGACCGCTTCCTGCTCTACGCGGGCGTCGACCCGCTGCGCGGCACGGCGGCCCTGGAGGAGCTGGAGCAGCAGGTGGAGGCGCTCCAGCCCAGTGGGCTGAAGCTCTACCCGGCCGCGTGGCTGGGCGAGTCCTTCCGGCACACCGGCTGGCGCATGGACGATGCGCGCATCGCCTTTCCGCTGTTCGAGCGGGCACTCCAGCTGGGCGTCAAGAACATCGCGGTCCACAAGGGGCTGCCCATGGGCGCGGTGCCCATCGAGGCCTACAAGGTGGACGACATCGGCGGGGCGGCGGATGCCTTCCCCGGGCTGAACTTCGAGATTGTCCACGGTGGCATGGCGTTCCTCGACGAGACGGGGATGCAGCTGTCGCTGTTCCCCAACGTGTACGTGAACCTGGAGGTGACCGGGGCGCTCATCGTGAAGCGCGAGCGCTGGTTCGCCGAGGCGCTGGCCGCGCTGCTGAAGTGGGCGGGCCCCTCGCGCATCATGTGGGGCTCGGGCGCGGTGTTCTGCCACCCGCAGCCGGCCCTTCACAAGTTCTGGCACCACTTCCAACTGCCGGAGGATCTGGTGAGCGTGGCGGGCATGCAGCTCACGCCGGAGATCAAACGGATGATCCTCTGCGACAACTACGCGCGCTACGCGGGCATCGATGTCCAGGCCCACCAGGCCCGCATCGCCAATGACCGCTTCTCCCAGCTTCGCGCCGGGACGCTGGCCGCGCCCTACAGCTTCCAGGGGGATGGCCATGACGATTGA
- the grxC gene encoding glutaredoxin 3, giving the protein MLTLRGMDPITLYTKSTCPFSKKAKQLLDGKGIPYEEIAIDLAPSKRDEMIAVSGGRTTVPQIFIAGRHIGGCEDLLKLESMGQLDALLERSGDQPSL; this is encoded by the coding sequence GTGCTTACCCTGCGGGGCATGGACCCCATCACGCTCTACACCAAGTCCACCTGCCCCTTCTCGAAGAAGGCCAAGCAGCTGCTCGACGGCAAAGGTATCCCCTATGAGGAGATCGCCATTGATCTGGCCCCCTCGAAGCGCGACGAGATGATCGCCGTGTCGGGCGGGCGGACGACGGTGCCGCAGATCTTCATCGCCGGCCGCCACATCGGCGGCTGCGAGGATCTCCTGAAGCTTGAGAGCATGGGACAACTCGACGCGCTGCTTGAGCGCTCGGGTGATCAACCCAGCCTCTAG
- a CDS encoding alpha amylase C-terminal domain-containing protein: MTDTKINRPVLNPAAAPALAKAPAPSNTVAARPAARPSEAPKAAAKSPARAALSKDGFESVARPGTRGADAFETLGRGGGQARVASPRAAVPVAASAATVAAPVKRSITFTYDAGPHSPLTDVKLKGSWDARGRHSGQWEAGALPMRSLGNGKWEATVELQDDGLPRNWEWGVTADGPSGDDQWAVMGEGNLKLDLSKPAATYTPVTSHLMGAQRRGEDLSFRFWAPDAHGVQVKVTDPEGTVQRIPLERQEGGDWATDVPGGWKALEGQSYVYEVVDSTGATSERPDPYARQMMGEQRGVDRLYLDPARGREENRYFPGATELMRFTIDDEADAESAYLVLKDEGGKPLSADALRARLGEFDTSLVDKLHGGAFNDFWSKNVEADGRIKMTNEGGAWVSLVNNPEKLAGLRYEFQVFEKDGQGGLRLRDDTNGDGAYSAAERRASPHNDPWSDLLTPGSGVSFRGSVITDPTGFQFKHDQAPREKDPAKWVVYQLHVGSFLGDAKNSDRSTLEDLLGKLDYFKELGVNTLELLPTNEVEGSRNWGYLGVNSLATESSFGFEDESGRWVSGTEALQRFIDEAHGKGLNVISDVVYNHVHGDHNGMWNLGGPENPFFNWSKEPGQFEQRDTPWGAVPAYHNPKVKQFFVDHAVQQIAELKFDGLRFDFTEPIKGVGGKDGWEMLREINRQVHFINPHTWTVAEQFDYDPSISRPAQADGTGGGFDAQWYTEYQHRLVNDNSKPGLIQAASRGLPTDMDAFVNLLTAPRGLDAWKKALTIISNHDEVGNAQRTMNTAEGAHPTDFPEQWSRNAARFAAGIGFSSPGIPMFFQGDESGAQNDFRWGNPSSWDSGWNWESLGKDWNWEQVTFNDGQKATYERLFAMDPAARTSDAAYQGLGATDRQVFEHLAGLEPQQRTGAMLDITRKQQFAFFQDAIALRHSSPAFRADAEVKRVYTHNDDSVMAFSRKSGNEEYLVIGSLNRQSQEGYRMPLPPGNWQEVLNSDASAYGGNNVGNSGATLSGGAQAQVNLPAAGYVVLKRV; the protein is encoded by the coding sequence ATGACTGACACGAAAATCAACCGGCCCGTGCTGAACCCCGCGGCGGCCCCCGCCCTGGCCAAGGCACCCGCTCCCTCCAACACCGTGGCGGCCCGGCCGGCCGCGCGGCCCTCCGAGGCCCCGAAGGCGGCGGCCAAGAGCCCCGCCCGCGCCGCCCTGTCGAAGGATGGGTTCGAGTCCGTGGCCCGTCCGGGCACCCGGGGCGCGGATGCGTTCGAGACGCTGGGGCGGGGAGGGGGCCAGGCCCGCGTGGCGAGCCCTCGCGCCGCGGTCCCGGTGGCGGCCTCCGCCGCGACGGTGGCCGCGCCCGTGAAGCGCTCCATCACCTTCACCTATGACGCGGGGCCCCACAGTCCGCTCACGGACGTGAAGTTGAAGGGGAGCTGGGATGCCCGCGGGCGCCACAGCGGCCAGTGGGAGGCGGGGGCCCTGCCCATGCGCTCGCTGGGCAACGGCAAGTGGGAGGCCACGGTGGAGCTTCAGGACGATGGCCTGCCCCGCAACTGGGAGTGGGGCGTCACCGCGGATGGCCCCTCCGGCGATGACCAGTGGGCGGTGATGGGCGAGGGCAACCTCAAGCTGGACCTGTCCAAGCCTGCGGCCACCTATACCCCGGTGACGTCCCACCTGATGGGCGCGCAGCGGCGGGGGGAGGACCTGTCCTTCCGGTTCTGGGCCCCGGACGCGCACGGGGTTCAGGTCAAGGTGACGGACCCCGAGGGCACCGTGCAGCGCATCCCCCTGGAGCGCCAGGAGGGGGGCGACTGGGCCACGGACGTCCCGGGCGGGTGGAAGGCCCTGGAGGGCCAGTCCTACGTCTACGAGGTGGTGGACTCCACGGGGGCCACCAGCGAGCGGCCGGACCCCTATGCCCGGCAGATGATGGGCGAGCAGCGCGGCGTGGACCGGCTCTACCTGGACCCGGCGCGGGGCCGCGAGGAGAACCGCTACTTCCCCGGCGCCACCGAGCTGATGCGCTTCACCATCGACGACGAGGCGGATGCCGAGAGCGCCTACCTCGTCCTCAAGGACGAGGGGGGGAAGCCGCTGTCCGCGGACGCGCTGCGCGCGCGCCTGGGCGAGTTCGACACCTCGCTCGTGGACAAGCTCCACGGCGGGGCCTTCAACGACTTCTGGTCGAAGAACGTCGAGGCGGACGGCCGCATCAAGATGACGAACGAGGGCGGCGCCTGGGTGTCGCTCGTCAACAACCCGGAGAAGCTCGCGGGCCTGCGCTACGAGTTCCAGGTCTTCGAGAAGGACGGCCAGGGCGGGCTGCGGCTGCGCGACGACACCAACGGGGACGGGGCCTACAGCGCCGCGGAGCGCCGGGCCTCGCCGCACAATGACCCCTGGAGCGACCTGCTCACCCCGGGCAGCGGCGTGTCCTTCCGCGGCTCGGTCATCACGGACCCCACGGGCTTCCAGTTCAAGCACGACCAGGCGCCGCGCGAGAAGGATCCGGCCAAGTGGGTGGTGTACCAGCTCCACGTGGGCAGCTTCCTGGGGGATGCGAAGAACTCGGACCGCTCCACCCTGGAGGACCTGCTGGGCAAGCTGGACTACTTCAAGGAGCTGGGCGTCAACACGCTGGAGCTCTTGCCCACCAACGAGGTGGAGGGCAGCCGCAACTGGGGCTACCTGGGCGTCAACAGCCTGGCCACCGAGAGCTCGTTCGGGTTCGAGGACGAGAGCGGCCGGTGGGTCAGCGGCACCGAGGCGCTCCAGCGCTTCATCGACGAGGCGCACGGCAAGGGGCTCAACGTCATCTCGGACGTCGTCTACAACCACGTGCACGGGGACCACAACGGCATGTGGAACCTGGGCGGCCCCGAGAACCCCTTCTTCAATTGGTCGAAGGAGCCGGGCCAGTTCGAGCAGCGGGACACGCCCTGGGGCGCGGTGCCCGCCTACCACAACCCCAAGGTGAAGCAGTTCTTCGTGGACCACGCGGTGCAGCAGATCGCCGAGCTGAAGTTCGACGGCCTGCGCTTCGACTTCACCGAGCCCATCAAGGGCGTGGGCGGCAAGGACGGCTGGGAGATGCTCCGGGAGATCAACCGCCAGGTGCACTTCATCAACCCCCACACGTGGACGGTGGCCGAGCAGTTCGACTACGACCCGTCCATCTCCCGGCCCGCGCAGGCGGACGGCACGGGCGGCGGCTTCGACGCGCAGTGGTACACCGAGTACCAGCACCGCCTGGTCAACGACAACAGCAAGCCGGGCCTCATCCAGGCGGCCTCGCGCGGCCTGCCCACGGACATGGATGCGTTCGTGAACCTGCTGACGGCGCCCCGCGGCCTGGACGCGTGGAAGAAGGCGCTCACCATCATCTCCAACCACGACGAGGTGGGAAACGCCCAGCGCACGATGAACACGGCCGAGGGGGCCCACCCCACGGACTTCCCGGAGCAGTGGTCCCGCAACGCCGCGCGCTTCGCGGCGGGCATCGGCTTCTCCTCGCCGGGCATCCCCATGTTCTTCCAGGGCGATGAGTCGGGCGCGCAGAACGACTTCCGCTGGGGCAACCCCTCCAGCTGGGACAGTGGCTGGAACTGGGAGTCGCTGGGCAAGGACTGGAACTGGGAGCAGGTGACGTTCAACGATGGGCAGAAGGCCACCTACGAGCGGCTCTTCGCGATGGACCCGGCCGCGCGCACGTCGGATGCCGCCTACCAGGGCCTGGGCGCCACGGACCGGCAGGTGTTCGAGCACCTGGCGGGCCTGGAGCCCCAGCAGCGCACCGGGGCCATGCTGGACATCACCCGCAAGCAGCAGTTCGCCTTCTTCCAGGACGCCATCGCGCTGCGCCACTCCAGCCCGGCCTTCCGCGCCGATGCCGAGGTGAAGCGCGTCTACACGCACAATGACGACTCGGTGATGGCCTTCTCCCGCAAGTCCGGCAACGAGGAGTACCTGGTCATCGGCAGCCTCAACCGCCAGAGCCAGGAGGGCTACCGGATGCCGCTGCCGCCCGGCAACTGGCAGGAAGTGCTGAACAGCGATGCCAGCGCCTACGGCGGCAACAACGTGGGCAACTCCGGCGCCACGCTCAGCGGCGGCGCCCAGGCCCAGGTCAACCTGCCGGCGGCCGGCTACGTGGTGTTGAAGCGCGTCTAA
- a CDS encoding DUF4032 domain-containing protein: protein MPPTGLTSIQIRQGHPDFLDLPWHLPLAEWEGQSSRLVQVPRGLSRHEVLFVSYGKAIYALKELPPRLGQREYEALRGLEERELPSVLAVGLVRARTSEDAAGEETSVLITLFLEGSLPYRTLFMNQGLERYRERLLDAMASLLVRLHLGGFYWGDCSLSNTLFRRDAGELQAYAVDAETSELHEKLSDGQRQQDLLIMEENVAGGLADLSAVVQLPRALDVYETGPHIRKRYERLWEEINKEIPVAKNESYRIHERIRALNDLGFSVGEVDLVAQPGVSDHLRMRTIITDRNYHRHQLHNLTGIVAEERQATLLLNELQELRATLTRELNRSIPLSTAAFRWLEERFHPTIQQLQPVVGTTEVSEVYCQVLEHKWFLSEREKKDVGLQRAIVDYMELRKRQKDLTMSMLLLGGPASPSLPRAEPAQAPIRAGDGRQEPPGGGA, encoded by the coding sequence ATGCCACCGACCGGGCTTACCTCCATTCAGATCCGCCAGGGGCATCCCGACTTTCTCGATCTGCCCTGGCACCTGCCCCTCGCCGAGTGGGAGGGCCAGAGCTCCCGGCTCGTCCAGGTGCCGCGCGGCCTGTCCCGCCACGAGGTGCTCTTTGTCAGCTACGGCAAGGCCATCTACGCCCTCAAGGAACTGCCGCCCCGCCTGGGCCAGCGGGAATACGAGGCCCTCCGGGGGCTGGAGGAGCGGGAGCTGCCCTCGGTGCTGGCCGTGGGGCTCGTCCGCGCGCGCACCTCGGAGGACGCGGCGGGGGAGGAGACCAGCGTGCTCATCACCCTCTTCCTGGAGGGCTCCCTGCCGTACCGCACCCTGTTCATGAACCAGGGCCTGGAGCGCTACCGCGAGCGGCTGTTGGACGCGATGGCCAGCCTGCTCGTCCGCCTGCACCTGGGTGGCTTCTACTGGGGGGACTGCTCGCTCTCCAACACGCTCTTCCGCCGGGATGCGGGCGAGCTGCAGGCCTACGCGGTGGACGCCGAGACATCCGAGCTGCACGAGAAGCTGTCGGATGGGCAGCGCCAGCAGGACCTGCTCATCATGGAGGAGAACGTCGCCGGCGGGCTGGCGGACCTGTCCGCGGTGGTGCAGCTGCCCCGGGCGCTGGACGTGTACGAGACAGGGCCGCACATCCGCAAGCGCTACGAGCGGCTCTGGGAGGAGATCAACAAGGAAATCCCCGTGGCGAAGAACGAGAGCTACCGCATTCACGAGCGCATCCGCGCCCTGAATGATCTCGGCTTCTCCGTGGGCGAGGTGGACCTGGTGGCCCAGCCGGGGGTGAGCGACCACCTGCGCATGCGGACCATCATCACGGACCGCAACTACCACCGCCACCAGCTCCACAACCTCACCGGCATCGTCGCCGAGGAGCGCCAGGCCACGCTGCTGCTCAACGAGCTCCAGGAGCTGCGCGCCACGCTCACGCGCGAGCTCAACCGCAGCATCCCCCTGAGCACCGCCGCCTTCCGCTGGCTGGAGGAGCGCTTCCACCCCACCATCCAGCAGCTCCAGCCCGTCGTCGGCACCACCGAGGTCTCCGAGGTGTACTGCCAGGTGTTGGAGCACAAATGGTTTCTGTCCGAGCGGGAGAAGAAGGATGTGGGCCTCCAGCGGGCCATCGTGGACTACATGGAGCTGCGCAAGCGCCAGAAGGACCTCACGATGAGCATGCTGCTGCTCGGTGGGCCGGCCTCTCCCTCGCTTCCCCGGGCGGAGCCCGCGCAGGCGCCGATTAGGGCGGGCGATGGCCGCCAGGAGCCCCCGGGCGGCGGGGCCTAG
- a CDS encoding hybrid sensor histidine kinase/response regulator — translation MDQWALRFFESSAGMLAVLHPDGRILQANAAWTGVVGWTPEALKAGSYQHFVHPEELSAVEARLGGLSGSQEPANLCFRWRCQNGAWVRLSWSVVPSGDAQGLLFCTVTPPAATVSKEEVGSWSFSDNLPFGLYLMESHSERILYANHRFCQMAGIEKVEALIRQGSLSHAQMLEHHLQAPIAEAFFQARAGIHTPPPVALEEREVRLPNGRLLRRLSTPLATAGGELSYVLYLFEDITERRRTEDALQRSELNFQKLIEGMPDGIFVHRDRRFIYVNNALRRALGYEHAKELIGKPIWSIVHPDDLGTVRERVHTVANRREIAPLHEIRYLRRDGSWYDAESTGMPIEFDGKEAVVVIARDITERKRMQAQLLQTDRMALVGTLAAGVGHEINNPLSYVLANLNLALEGLRGFTNACGCAPEPGQAASLQELEELLVEAQEGANRVRNIVRDLKSFSRQDAERRTEVSVQESIDFSIKMAAAELRHRAHLIRKYEPVPPVHADTSRLGQVFLNLLMNAAQAIPEGSSTRNHITVWVRPGPPGQVAVDVSDTGAGISPEVRDRIFDPFFTTKPAGVGTGLGLSICHGIIRSLGGDISVRSELGKGTTFTLLLPEASGACAPTLPPPVPARRAGHGGRILVIDDEPSVGRSLSRLIGSQHQVTVVESGREGMAKLASSEPFDVILCDLMMPDITGMEVYEQVCESKPELAGRFIFITGGSFTPRSRQFLETVPEQWIEKPFDAQQLHLFIEKALSGHYA, via the coding sequence ATGGATCAGTGGGCTCTTCGCTTCTTCGAGTCGTCAGCCGGGATGCTTGCCGTGCTGCACCCGGACGGAAGGATTCTCCAGGCCAACGCCGCCTGGACAGGGGTGGTGGGGTGGACGCCCGAGGCCTTGAAGGCCGGAAGCTACCAGCACTTCGTGCACCCGGAGGAGCTCTCCGCCGTGGAGGCCCGGCTGGGCGGGCTCTCCGGCTCGCAGGAGCCCGCGAACCTGTGCTTCCGCTGGCGGTGCCAGAACGGCGCCTGGGTGCGGCTGTCCTGGAGCGTGGTGCCCTCCGGGGACGCGCAGGGGCTGCTGTTCTGCACGGTGACGCCCCCGGCCGCCACGGTCTCCAAGGAGGAGGTTGGCTCCTGGAGCTTCAGTGACAACCTGCCGTTCGGGCTGTACCTGATGGAGTCCCACTCGGAGCGGATCCTCTACGCCAACCACCGGTTCTGCCAGATGGCGGGCATCGAGAAGGTGGAGGCGCTCATCCGCCAGGGCTCGCTCTCCCACGCGCAGATGCTCGAGCACCACCTCCAGGCCCCGATCGCGGAGGCGTTCTTCCAGGCGCGGGCTGGGATTCACACGCCGCCACCGGTCGCGCTGGAGGAGCGCGAGGTGCGGCTGCCCAACGGCAGGCTGCTGCGCCGGCTCTCGACGCCCTTGGCCACGGCCGGGGGCGAGCTGTCCTATGTGCTGTACCTGTTCGAGGACATCACCGAGCGCCGGCGCACCGAGGACGCGCTGCAGCGCTCGGAGCTGAACTTCCAGAAGCTCATCGAGGGCATGCCAGACGGCATCTTCGTGCACCGGGACCGGCGCTTCATCTACGTGAACAACGCGCTGCGCCGGGCGCTGGGCTACGAGCACGCGAAGGAGCTCATCGGCAAGCCCATCTGGAGCATCGTCCACCCGGATGATCTCGGCACCGTGCGGGAGCGCGTCCACACGGTGGCCAACCGCCGGGAGATCGCCCCGCTGCATGAGATCCGCTACCTGCGGCGCGATGGCTCCTGGTACGACGCCGAGAGCACGGGCATGCCCATCGAGTTCGATGGCAAGGAAGCGGTGGTGGTCATCGCCCGCGACATCACCGAGCGCAAGCGGATGCAGGCGCAGCTGCTGCAGACCGACCGGATGGCGCTGGTGGGCACGCTGGCCGCGGGGGTGGGCCACGAGATCAACAACCCGCTCTCCTACGTGCTCGCCAACCTCAACCTGGCCCTGGAGGGGCTGCGGGGCTTCACGAACGCGTGCGGCTGCGCGCCCGAGCCGGGGCAGGCCGCGAGCCTCCAGGAGCTGGAGGAGCTGCTGGTGGAGGCGCAGGAGGGCGCCAACCGGGTGCGCAACATCGTGCGCGACCTCAAGAGCTTCTCCCGGCAGGACGCGGAGCGGAGGACGGAGGTGAGCGTCCAGGAGTCCATCGACTTCTCCATCAAGATGGCCGCCGCGGAGCTGCGCCACCGGGCGCACCTCATCCGCAAGTACGAGCCCGTGCCGCCCGTCCACGCGGACACCTCGCGCCTGGGGCAGGTCTTCCTCAACCTGCTCATGAACGCGGCCCAGGCCATTCCGGAGGGCAGCTCCACCCGCAACCACATCACCGTCTGGGTCCGCCCCGGGCCGCCGGGCCAGGTGGCCGTGGACGTGAGCGACACCGGGGCGGGCATCTCCCCGGAGGTGCGCGACCGCATCTTCGATCCGTTCTTCACCACCAAGCCCGCGGGGGTGGGCACGGGGCTGGGGCTCTCCATCTGCCACGGCATCATCCGCAGCCTGGGCGGAGACATCTCCGTGCGCAGCGAGCTGGGCAAGGGCACCACCTTCACCCTGCTGCTGCCGGAGGCCTCCGGGGCCTGTGCCCCCACGCTGCCGCCCCCCGTGCCGGCGCGCCGCGCGGGCCACGGTGGCCGCATCCTGGTCATCGACGATGAGCCGTCGGTGGGCCGTTCGCTCTCACGCCTCATCGGCTCCCAGCATCAGGTGACGGTGGTGGAGAGCGGGCGCGAGGGCATGGCGAAGCTGGCCTCCTCCGAGCCCTTCGATGTCATCCTCTGCGACCTGATGATGCCGGACATCACCGGGATGGAGGTGTATGAGCAGGTCTGCGAATCCAAGCCCGAGCTGGCCGGACGCTTCATCTTCATCACCGGGGGCTCTTTCACTCCGCGCTCGCGCCAGTTCCTGGAGACGGTGCCGGAGCAATGGATCGAAAAGCCCTTCGACGCACAGCAGCTCCACCTCTTCATCGAGAAGGCCCTGAGCGGTCACTATGCTTGA
- a CDS encoding sensor histidine kinase: MTVRWKVLLIVGLTTGLVLLMGLTLLVATHRSQHARDRLMLMQGQSESLARLHLASEQYLRGLLRAQSEGAPTAELQREMLALIAREENLLLRTTAQEEVFGLDVRAEEWANTQALLASLRQWTAEAERRVRALPPGTGNLSTQWRLFDEFESTIGQRITATHALEYQERLAHMNRAQVRLNKQAWLALLLPAISCALLLGLVLIILVPMNRSLKALMRAARRIGEGNFEVKLPENPKDELGTLSHAFNQMASELEKTLEEKQRLMKAEAEATERHFRHYNALLEQTVHTRTAQLEQANAQLRDSLQQLQQAQSQLIFADRMASMGRLAAGVGHEINNPLSYVLSNLNYLAQELKPGRPPPSAEEQQEMRDALNSAREGAERVRLIVKDLRTLSRPDDLNTEPVDLGEVVRGAVKLAGRELREQARLVEDYCCGLPRVRGNSTRLGQVFLNLLINAAHAIRQGGKAVNEIRIQARPSGPGHVRVEVSDTGCGIPQENLARVFEPFFTTKPVGEGTGMGLSVCHSIITALGGELHVQSQEGQGTTFCLLLPIMDDAPSEEPQAALS; encoded by the coding sequence ATGACAGTCCGTTGGAAGGTGCTCCTCATCGTGGGACTGACCACGGGGCTGGTGCTCCTCATGGGACTGACGCTCCTGGTGGCCACGCACCGGAGCCAGCACGCGCGCGACCGGCTGATGCTCATGCAGGGGCAGAGCGAGAGCCTGGCGCGCCTGCACCTGGCCTCGGAGCAGTACCTGCGTGGCTTGCTGCGCGCGCAGAGCGAGGGGGCCCCTACCGCGGAACTCCAGCGCGAGATGCTGGCGCTCATCGCCCGCGAGGAGAACCTGCTCCTGCGCACCACGGCCCAGGAGGAGGTGTTCGGCTTGGACGTGCGGGCCGAGGAGTGGGCGAACACCCAGGCGTTGCTCGCGTCCCTGCGCCAGTGGACCGCCGAGGCCGAGCGGCGGGTGCGCGCGCTGCCCCCTGGGACCGGGAACCTCTCCACGCAATGGCGGCTGTTCGACGAGTTCGAGAGCACCATCGGCCAGCGCATCACGGCCACGCATGCGCTGGAGTACCAGGAGCGGCTCGCGCACATGAACCGGGCGCAGGTCCGGCTGAACAAACAGGCCTGGCTGGCGCTCCTGCTGCCCGCCATCTCCTGTGCCCTGCTGCTGGGGCTGGTGCTCATCATCCTGGTGCCGATGAACCGGTCCTTGAAGGCCTTGATGCGGGCGGCGCGCCGCATCGGTGAGGGGAACTTCGAGGTCAAGCTCCCCGAGAACCCCAAGGACGAGCTGGGAACGCTGTCCCATGCGTTCAACCAGATGGCCTCCGAGCTGGAGAAGACGCTGGAGGAAAAGCAGCGGCTGATGAAGGCCGAGGCCGAGGCGACCGAGCGCCACTTCCGCCACTACAACGCGCTCCTGGAGCAGACGGTGCATACCCGCACGGCGCAACTGGAGCAGGCCAACGCCCAGCTGCGCGACAGCTTGCAGCAACTCCAGCAGGCGCAGTCCCAGCTCATCTTCGCCGACCGGATGGCCTCCATGGGCAGGCTCGCGGCCGGGGTCGGCCATGAAATCAACAACCCGCTCTCCTACGTGCTCAGCAACCTCAACTACCTGGCCCAGGAGCTGAAACCGGGCCGTCCACCGCCCTCCGCGGAGGAGCAGCAGGAGATGAGGGATGCGCTGAACTCGGCGCGCGAGGGGGCCGAGCGGGTGCGCCTCATCGTGAAGGATCTCCGGACCCTGTCGCGCCCGGACGACCTGAACACGGAGCCCGTGGACCTGGGCGAAGTCGTCCGCGGCGCGGTCAAGCTGGCCGGGCGCGAGCTGCGGGAGCAAGCCCGGCTGGTGGAGGACTACTGCTGCGGCCTGCCGCGCGTCCGGGGCAACTCGACCCGCCTGGGCCAGGTCTTCCTCAACCTGCTCATCAACGCGGCGCACGCCATCCGCCAGGGCGGCAAGGCGGTGAACGAGATCCGCATCCAGGCCCGCCCGAGCGGCCCCGGCCACGTGCGGGTGGAGGTGAGCGACACCGGCTGTGGCATCCCCCAGGAGAACCTGGCGCGCGTCTTCGAGCCGTTCTTCACCACCAAGCCCGTGGGGGAAGGCACGGGGATGGGCCTGTCGGTCTGCCACAGCATCATCACCGCCCTGGGCGGCGAGCTCCACGTCCAGAGCCAGGAGGGTCAAGGCACGACGTTCTGCCTGCTCTTGCCCATCATGGACGACGCCCCGTCCGAGGAGCCCCAGGCCGCCCTCTCCTGA